CagtctgcttcctctctcttttcctcagtgatgatgtcagacaCATCGGGTGCAGACAACACTTTAACAGTCTTGATTCTCCTCTTCATCCTGATCGTCCTTGTTCTTCTCCTGTTCTACCTCTACAAGCGACTGAACCATGAAACAAAGGGTGAATATACCATCCGGCGGCTTGTCTATGGTGAGGGAGGCCTTCGTGATCGTGTGATGCAAGGCGTTACAGTGGTGGAGGCCAGGTTAGGTGACCGCATAAGGTCTCGAACCCATGAGGAGGAGCAAGCTTTaagcagagctgaagatggGAGTAGtggcaaagaagaagaaggagaagaagatgCAGAGCAAGGCCACAGTGAAAATGAGAACAAGACagaagagaaggaagaagaaCATCAGAACGATTCATCAGATGACTATTCCAGCGTTGACCTAAAGGAGAGAGTAAAGCAGAATAAAGGcaaggaagaggaaaagaaagaagaagaacaagacgAAGATGAGGTGGCAAAAGATGAAGCGGCAAAAGATGGAGCAAAAGGAGATGACAGTAAACAAGAGGAAGATGTGAAGAATGAAGAACGTGTTGGCTTACTTGTAGACTTGAAGACATTTTCTGGCAGTGCCATTTGGTCTGAGGAGAAAACAGAAGAGACTAATGTAACAGCTTTGTGAGATGGAGAAGGCT
This genomic interval from Pangasianodon hypophthalmus isolate fPanHyp1 chromosome 4, fPanHyp1.pri, whole genome shotgun sequence contains the following:
- the si:ch211-119e14.1 gene encoding cilia- and flagella-associated protein 251, with translation MMSDTSGADNTLTVLILLFILIVLVLLLFYLYKRLNHETKGEYTIRRLVYGEGGLRDRVMQGVTVVEARLGDRIRSRTHEEEQALSRAEDGSSGKEEEGEEDAEQGHSENENKTEEKEEEHQNDSSDDYSSVDLKERVKQNKGKEEEKKEEEQDEDEVAKDEAAKDGAKGDDSKQEEDVKNEERVGLLVDLKTFSGSAIWSEEKTEETNVTAL